The genome window AACCGGCCTCGAGGTCTTCCGCCGCGCGCCGGGCATCGAAGTCGACTACAAACCCGGCCTCAAGCCCGAGGAACAAAAGGCGATCATTGGCCAGTATCACGGCCTCGCGGTGCGTTCGGCGACCAAGGTCAACGAGGATCTGCTGTCCGCCGCGACAAACCTGCGCGTGGTCGGCCGCGCCGGCACCGGCGTGGACAACGTGGACCTCGTCGGCGCGACGAAGCGCGGGATCTGCGTGATGAATACCCCCGGCGGCAACACGGTCACGACCGCCGAGCACGCCGTGTCGATGATGATGTCGCTCGCGCGCAAGATCCCCGCCGCGACCGCGTCCCTCAAGGGCGGCAAGTGGGAGAAGAACAAGTTCCAGGGCACCGAGATGTTCAACAAGGTGCTCGGCGTGATCGGCCTCGGCCAGATCGGCCGCGTGGTGGCGGATCGCGCGGTCGGCCTCAAGATGCGCGTCATCGCCTATGACCCCTTCGTGACCGCCGAACACGCGCGCGACCTGCATGTCGACAAGGTCGAGCTCGACGACCTGTTCGCCCGCGCCGACTTCATCACGATTCACGTGCCCAAATCGCGCGAGACGGAAAACCTCGTGCGCGCCGAGACGATCGCAAAGATGAAAAAGGGCGTGCGCATCATCAACTGCGCGCGCGGCGGCATCGTGAACGAAAAGGACTTGCACGACGCGCTCGTGTCGGGCCACGTGGCGGGCGCGGCGCTCGACGTCTTCGCCGCCGAGCCGTGCACCGACAGCCCGCTCTTCGGCCTCGACAACGTGGTGGTGACGCCGCACCTGGGCGCGAGCACCGACGAGGCGCAGGAAAACGTCGCCGTCGCCATCGCCGAGCAGATGATCGACTACCTCACGCGCGGCGTGGTGACAAACTCGGTCAACGTGCCGTCGGTGTCGCAGGAAGTGCTGAAGGAACTCGGACCCTACCTGACGCTCGCCGAAAAAATCGGCCGCCTGCACGGGCAGCTCACCGTCGGGCGCGTCACGCCCAAGGGCCTCGAGATCATCTACG of Deltaproteobacteria bacterium contains these proteins:
- a CDS encoding phosphoglycerate dehydrogenase, whose amino-acid sequence is MAENGTFRVLVSDSFSETGLEVFRRAPGIEVDYKPGLKPEEQKAIIGQYHGLAVRSATKVNEDLLSAATNLRVVGRAGTGVDNVDLVGATKRGICVMNTPGGNTVTTAEHAVSMMMSLARKIPAATASLKGGKWEKNKFQGTEMFNKVLGVIGLGQIGRVVADRAVGLKMRVIAYDPFVTAEHARDLHVDKVELDDLFARADFITIHVPKSRETENLVRAETIAKMKKGVRIINCARGGIVNEKDLHDALVSGHVAGAALDVFAAEPCTDSPLFGLDNVVVTPHLGASTDEAQENVAVAIAEQMIDYLTRGVVTNSVNVPSVSQEVLKELGPYLTLAEKIGRLHGQLTVGRVTPKGLEIIYGGELTRFAAEPLKTLKIAILKGLLSCWHDTEVNFVNAEHVAKTVHGIEPRESRSPAVEDYHQYLTVVLTYPTGESRSLTGTIFGLNDIRLVKYDQKVLNIELEGHMLVMRNNDVPGVVGWVGTVLGDAKINIGNMRLGRSVADRTALTIVTTDEPVPDEVIAALKKNPAITSAKRASL